One window of Cohnella hashimotonis genomic DNA carries:
- a CDS encoding spore germination protein GerPE, translating into MNLSARLSAVGLVYINSASDSSIVHFGDNRDGARLNARVLAVQRSVATFRDNEFPFASYSLFTRPLPIPPPDQGPASAFLSACAPIEIGAIQITAISAASHVRIGCGGPETAETRIVNIRNRIPGTRPLVEVDFK; encoded by the coding sequence ATGAATTTATCGGCCAGGCTGTCGGCCGTCGGTCTTGTCTACATTAATTCGGCATCCGATTCGTCGATCGTTCATTTCGGGGACAACCGCGACGGCGCGAGGCTGAATGCGCGAGTGCTTGCCGTGCAGCGAAGCGTCGCAACGTTCAGGGACAACGAATTTCCTTTCGCCTCCTATTCCTTATTTACCCGTCCCCTCCCCATTCCCCCGCCTGACCAGGGACCCGCATCGGCCTTCTTGTCGGCTTGCGCACCGATCGAGATCGGCGCCATTCAAATTACCGCCATCTCCGCTGCCTCCCATGTGAGAATCGGCTGCGGCGGACCGGAGACCGCCGAGACGAGGATCGTGAACATCCGCAATCGGATCCCCGGTACTCGTCCATTGGTCGAAGTCGATTTTAAATAA
- a CDS encoding spore gernimation protein GerPD, whose protein sequence is MIVNNEPVRIGSIRVLGISSSSSMLVGDTHSMTLYSYFDTPPESVIVGPLAPLPALPEENE, encoded by the coding sequence ATGATCGTCAACAACGAACCGGTCCGAATCGGATCGATCCGGGTTCTGGGTATTTCCAGCTCCTCCTCTATGCTTGTTGGGGACACGCACAGCATGACGCTTTATTCGTATTTCGACACCCCGCCCGAATCCGTCATCGTCGGACCGCTCGCACCTCTGCCGGCGCTTCCTGAAGAGAACGAGTAA
- the gerPC gene encoding spore germination protein GerPC, whose translation MNSVWHFPNGYSGFDCQACAGRIRELESWIASAAAQLGELEKQIADLRQRQAEAQSRIGEMQSRIEDLQSKPPLHVEYHFDQLKVSRLDGTLNIGISPNAKGDVDSFDVPAPGTWQTPAVGTAGSEPLIPRLIKLGNDMFDKEAAADLAAAASKNGVSFPASEIQMVTKDVRDQLGPRIQYYARTSPLPEETGEKAIADWEREVIGKVRKDVRAAFENYAAKRAPQPPQERP comes from the coding sequence TTGAACTCGGTATGGCATTTTCCGAACGGATATTCGGGCTTCGATTGCCAAGCTTGCGCAGGGCGAATTCGCGAGCTCGAATCCTGGATCGCATCGGCTGCGGCGCAATTGGGAGAGTTAGAAAAGCAGATCGCCGACCTGCGTCAGCGGCAAGCCGAAGCCCAATCGCGAATAGGCGAGATGCAGAGCCGCATCGAAGACCTGCAGAGCAAGCCTCCCCTTCATGTCGAGTATCACTTCGATCAGCTCAAGGTAAGCAGACTGGACGGCACGCTCAACATCGGCATTAGTCCCAACGCCAAAGGCGACGTCGATTCCTTCGACGTTCCGGCCCCAGGCACCTGGCAAACGCCCGCCGTCGGCACAGCGGGATCCGAGCCGTTAATCCCCCGCTTAATCAAGCTGGGAAACGATATGTTTGACAAAGAAGCCGCAGCGGATCTGGCAGCGGCCGCCTCAAAAAACGGCGTTTCTTTCCCTGCTTCCGAAATTCAGATGGTAACGAAGGACGTAAGAGATCAATTAGGCCCCCGCATCCAGTATTACGCGCGTACGTCGCCGCTGCCCGAGGAAACCGGCGAAAAAGCGATAGCGGATTGGGAACGGGAAGTGATCGGCAAAGTCAGGAAGGACGTACGGGCCGCTTTCGAAAACTATGCGGCCAAGCGTGCGCCGCAACCTCCCCAGGAAAGGCCGTGA
- a CDS encoding spore germination protein GerPB — translation MAWTIYQQISIGQLRVDAVSNSSVLQIGSAGSIRSLSQLYNTGGFTEPAAELTEGQLTNALTPLSLVPLPNPR, via the coding sequence ATGGCATGGACGATCTATCAGCAAATATCGATCGGACAGCTGCGCGTCGATGCCGTCTCCAACTCCTCCGTTCTCCAGATCGGCAGCGCCGGAAGCATTCGTTCGCTCTCCCAGCTTTATAACACAGGAGGCTTTACAGAACCGGCAGCCGAGCTGACCGAGGGGCAACTGACCAACGCCTTGACGCCTTTGTCCCTCGTCCCGCTGCCCAATCCCAGGTAA
- a CDS encoding spore germination protein: MPSIVGAVKIISIGSSGVVQFGDCLQVSPSSTTKTFAGAGSFVTGDLPRTNSISSTNTNDPDVVDSNSAGGAVV, encoded by the coding sequence ATGCCCAGCATCGTAGGAGCTGTCAAAATCATCAGCATCGGCTCCAGCGGCGTCGTTCAATTCGGAGACTGCCTGCAAGTTTCCCCATCCAGCACGACCAAAACATTCGCGGGAGCAGGTTCGTTCGTTACCGGCGATTTGCCCAGAACCAACTCGATAAGCTCGACCAATACGAACGATCCGGACGTCGTCGATTCGAACTCGGCGGGAGGTGCCGTAGTCTGA
- the yidD gene encoding membrane protein insertion efficiency factor YidD, whose translation MKQTIVAAMRLPIVFYRRFISPLKPPTCRFAPTCSAYALEAIEVHGPIKGAGLAAVRICKCHPFHPGGFDPVPPPKGGREPGRPSA comes from the coding sequence ATGAAGCAGACAATCGTGGCGGCGATGCGGCTGCCGATCGTGTTCTATCGCCGGTTTATCTCGCCGCTTAAGCCGCCCACGTGCCGATTCGCTCCGACCTGCTCGGCCTATGCACTCGAGGCGATCGAGGTGCACGGTCCGATTAAAGGCGCGGGCTTGGCCGCGGTGCGGATCTGCAAATGCCACCCTTTTCACCCCGGCGGCTTCGATCCGGTACCTCCTCCCAAGGGGGGGCGCGAGCCGGGGCGACCCTCCGCTTGA